The Euphorbia lathyris chromosome 3, ddEupLath1.1, whole genome shotgun sequence genome contains a region encoding:
- the LOC136221615 gene encoding protein ELF4-LIKE 4-like, which yields MEDNLFSGIGNGTQIDNKALQTVQKSFMQVQDILDQNRLLINEINQNHESKIPDNLTRNVGLIRELNNNIRRVVDLYADLSTNFTTRSMDASSEGESSGILRSTGGKGNQKRIRSG from the coding sequence ATGGAAGACAATTTATTTTCTGGAATAGGGAATGGAACCCAAATAGATAACAAGGCTTTACAAACAGTTCAGAAGagttttatgcaagttcaggacaTTCTAGATCAAAACAGATTGCTAATCAATGAAATAAACCAGAACCATGAATCAAAGATTCCTGATAACTTGACTCGAAATGTGGGATTGATTAGGGAGCTGAACAATAACATTAGAAGAGTGGTTGATCTTTATGCTGATCTTTCAACTAATTTCACCACCAGATCAATGGATGCTTCATCAGAAGGAGAATCAAGTGGGATTTTGAGGTCAACTGGAGGAAAGGGAAACCAAAAGAGGATTAGATCCGGGTAA